The following coding sequences lie in one Allorhizobium pseudoryzae genomic window:
- a CDS encoding sugar-binding transcriptional regulator has translation MARIRSDDHDLHVMAAWLYYVHGLGQEEVARRLEVSRTKVVRMLSSARESGLVKISLEHQMAETLALGDWIAASYGLGRCILTPPADAANPDDPLLDPQRKDAVGIAAANYIGRRILNTRNVSVGVGGGTTVRRTIDAMRVLSKPDSRVVALMGASHNDDGTSAYSLSLEMAQIVGGTARTLPIPFVLGLQETCAALKADPYIRPVLAEMASTDFNVISCGGCDETGSFFMASGISAEDLKRAREAGAVCEVAGHFLKADGSRADTELNDRHTGIEFEDLQKADNVVVAAGTAKTKPLLALLQAGIATTLVIDHSIATGLVAARPKSTRRPPG, from the coding sequence ATGGCGCGTATACGCTCTGACGATCATGACCTGCACGTAATGGCGGCGTGGCTCTATTACGTGCATGGATTGGGGCAGGAAGAGGTTGCCCGTCGTCTTGAGGTGTCGCGAACCAAGGTTGTGCGCATGCTCTCCAGCGCCCGTGAGAGCGGCCTCGTCAAGATCAGTCTCGAACATCAGATGGCGGAAACACTGGCGCTGGGCGACTGGATTGCCGCCAGCTACGGTTTAGGACGTTGCATCCTCACCCCGCCGGCAGACGCCGCCAATCCGGACGATCCGCTGCTCGATCCCCAGCGCAAGGATGCCGTCGGTATTGCTGCGGCGAACTATATCGGAAGGCGCATCCTGAACACGCGCAATGTGTCGGTTGGCGTGGGTGGCGGCACGACGGTGCGTCGGACGATCGACGCCATGCGGGTCCTGTCGAAGCCCGATTCACGAGTTGTGGCACTGATGGGAGCGTCGCATAACGATGACGGCACGAGTGCCTATTCCCTCAGCCTCGAAATGGCGCAGATCGTCGGCGGCACCGCCCGCACCCTGCCGATACCCTTCGTGCTCGGTCTTCAAGAGACATGTGCCGCGTTGAAGGCCGATCCGTACATCCGTCCTGTCCTTGCGGAGATGGCCTCAACGGACTTCAATGTAATCTCCTGTGGCGGCTGTGATGAAACCGGCAGCTTCTTTATGGCGTCCGGCATTTCCGCGGAAGATCTGAAGAGAGCGCGCGAAGCCGGGGCCGTCTGCGAAGTGGCCGGACATTTCCTCAAGGCGGATGGTTCACGTGCTGATACCGAACTGAATGACCGCCATACGGGAATTGAATTCGAAGATCTGCAAAAGGCAGACAACGTCGTTGTGGCCGCTGGAACGGCCAAGACAAAGCCGCTGCTGGCCCTCCTGCAGGCCGGCATAGCCACCACGTTGGTCATCGACCACAGTATTGCCACGGGTCTGGTGGCAGCTCGGCCGAAAAGCACGCGGCGCCCACCGGGATAG
- a CDS encoding PTS galactitol transporter subunit IIC, with protein sequence MDAVLSGLKAIIDDLGATVLLPIMIFVIGLVLGAKPGKAFRAGVTIGVAFIGINLVIGLMWTNLSDVAQAIATNTGVKRDVVDVGWPSSAAIAFGSQVGLWVIPIGIAVNVALLLAGWTRTLNVDVWNFWHFAFVGSLVTAATGSLPYGLVAAALMAALSLFFADWSAKPVQAFYGLPGVSVPHLLSAQILPIAILTNWMIERIPGLRDIDLSTDHIQKRLGVAGEPVILGLIIGLVLGLVGFWNPADIPGMTAKVLKAGINLAAVMLLLPRMVKILMEGLIPVSEAAREFVQKRAGDRQINIGLDSAILIGHPAAISSALLLVPIAIVLSIILPGNRVILFADLAVIPFVVALAAPIVRGNVLRMVIIGTITLTIGFYIAGALAPLFTSAAGSAGFTMPANASQITAIGDGFVWIGFVVVELFSGLGWLAAPIIAVVIGLCMWLLKVRAGAMEALASASPEKTTQSTTSRVSA encoded by the coding sequence GTGGACGCAGTTCTAAGCGGCCTGAAGGCCATTATTGACGACCTGGGAGCCACGGTGCTCCTGCCCATCATGATCTTTGTTATCGGCTTGGTTCTGGGCGCCAAACCCGGCAAGGCGTTTCGTGCCGGTGTCACGATTGGCGTTGCCTTCATCGGCATCAATCTCGTCATCGGGCTGATGTGGACGAATCTGAGCGATGTCGCTCAGGCGATCGCCACGAACACGGGCGTCAAGCGTGATGTGGTGGATGTGGGCTGGCCCTCGTCTGCGGCCATTGCCTTTGGCTCACAGGTTGGCCTCTGGGTCATACCGATCGGTATCGCCGTCAACGTTGCTCTGCTTCTGGCCGGCTGGACCCGTACGCTGAATGTGGACGTCTGGAATTTCTGGCACTTCGCCTTTGTCGGCTCGCTTGTTACCGCGGCGACAGGCTCCCTGCCCTACGGGCTTGTAGCAGCCGCGCTCATGGCGGCGCTTTCGTTGTTCTTCGCCGACTGGAGCGCAAAACCCGTACAGGCCTTTTATGGTCTGCCCGGCGTTTCTGTCCCGCATCTTCTGTCGGCGCAGATCCTGCCCATCGCGATCCTGACCAACTGGATGATCGAGCGAATTCCGGGTCTGCGCGATATCGATCTGTCCACCGATCACATCCAGAAGCGCCTGGGCGTCGCCGGCGAACCCGTCATTCTCGGCCTCATCATTGGTCTCGTTCTCGGTCTGGTGGGCTTCTGGAATCCGGCAGATATTCCGGGCATGACCGCCAAAGTGCTGAAGGCTGGCATCAATCTGGCCGCGGTGATGTTGCTGCTACCCCGCATGGTTAAGATCCTGATGGAGGGACTGATCCCGGTTTCGGAAGCGGCCCGTGAGTTCGTGCAGAAGCGGGCCGGCGACCGACAGATCAACATCGGGCTCGATTCTGCGATCCTGATCGGCCATCCGGCGGCGATCTCGTCGGCTCTGTTGCTCGTACCCATCGCGATTGTCCTGTCGATCATCCTCCCCGGCAACCGCGTCATTCTGTTTGCCGATCTGGCGGTCATCCCCTTCGTTGTCGCTCTGGCAGCCCCGATCGTGCGCGGCAACGTGCTGCGCATGGTCATCATCGGCACGATTACGCTCACCATCGGTTTCTACATCGCCGGTGCGCTGGCGCCCCTCTTCACCTCGGCCGCCGGTAGTGCCGGCTTCACGATGCCGGCCAATGCCAGCCAGATTACCGCCATCGGCGATGGCTTCGTCTGGATCGGCTTTGTCGTCGTCGAACTGTTCAGCGGTCTCGGTTGGCTCGCGGCCCCCATCATCGCTGTGGTGATCGGCCTCTGCATGTGGCTGCTGAAGGTGCGTGCAGGCGCCATGGAAGCCCTCGCTTCGGCAAGTCCGGAGAAAACCACGCAATCCACCACCAGCAGGGTATCTGCATGA
- a CDS encoding PTS sugar transporter subunit IIA, giving the protein MTDSMNATNFLLKEDIFIGLNVRNADEVIGQLADHLLRRGKVRPSYRGAVEQREREMPTGLPLEDGLAVAVPHTDPEHVLLSGAAVATLKEPVTFRSMDDPDKELPVRLVFMLALHSKEEQLDMLSAIGGLIQDNKTLHSLCEAKDSGQIYADIDRYLKLGG; this is encoded by the coding sequence ATGACAGACAGCATGAACGCGACGAACTTCCTCTTGAAAGAGGACATCTTCATCGGGCTCAACGTCCGAAACGCAGATGAGGTGATCGGCCAGTTGGCCGATCACCTTCTCCGCCGCGGCAAGGTTCGCCCGAGCTATCGCGGGGCGGTCGAGCAACGCGAGCGGGAGATGCCGACGGGCCTGCCGCTGGAGGATGGTCTGGCCGTGGCGGTACCCCATACGGATCCGGAGCATGTGCTTCTGTCCGGAGCGGCGGTTGCCACGTTGAAGGAGCCCGTGACCTTCCGCAGCATGGACGATCCGGACAAGGAACTGCCGGTCCGCCTTGTCTTCATGCTCGCCCTTCACAGCAAGGAAGAGCAACTCGACATGCTGTCTGCCATCGGCGGGCTCATCCAGGACAACAAAACGCTTCACTCTTTGTGCGAAGCAAAAGACAGTGGTCAGATCTATGCTGACATCGATCGATATCTCAAACTGGGAGGTTGA
- a CDS encoding PTS sugar transporter subunit IIB: MTKKTVLVACGTAVATSTVVAAAITDAMGDRGIDVETRQCKATEVPSMLDGVDLIVSTTPLPPNLPKPAIVTLAFLTGIGRDAEINRIADILRA; encoded by the coding sequence ATGACCAAGAAAACAGTCCTCGTCGCCTGCGGCACCGCCGTCGCCACGTCCACCGTCGTTGCCGCCGCGATTACGGACGCGATGGGAGATCGCGGCATCGACGTCGAGACACGGCAATGCAAGGCAACCGAGGTGCCGAGCATGCTTGATGGCGTAGACCTTATCGTGTCCACCACGCCTCTGCCGCCGAACCTGCCAAAGCCCGCCATCGTCACCCTCGCCTTTCTGACGGGCATCGGTCGCGATGCAGAGATCAACAGAATCGCCGACATCCTGCGAGCTTGA
- the ptsP gene encoding phosphoenolpyruvate--protein phosphotransferase has product MEIQRAVRVAVPGGIHARPAAEIVKLSKGYNSELFLEYQGKSATTRSSFKLILLSLKEGADITIRAIGEDADRAVDDIAGFLEARQDNHAQGAAEEPAPPSAPADCADGRLGAALHLDRAMTGIAGGSGVAIGPAFQFRQPVLAPFPPVAADVDTEIRAAMEAMQHVGQSLRRQAAAASGGTAEVLNAIAELSADPEWHARIVGLIRSGRSAGAAILTAGKDLAEELAALEDTYARARSEDIASLTRLTALQLQGKQPISLNEVPTGSILVADEISAAEAGGTDLSRLAGIVTRHGSAASHAAILARAAGVPAVFGVADPLALLEGAREIALDGDRGQVFPNPDASVRAEIIEQRDRAKAEALALQALVGVAPRTKDGVAITVAANLGSVEEIAQAKAAGAMGVGLFRTEFLFMNRNDLPTEEEQFLAYQRLLQAFPEHPVIIRTLDIGADKPVRSIALPREDNPFLGLRGIRLCLARPELFKPQLRALLRAAPFGRLHVMLPMVTGTSEIDATVAMIDECRRALIDEGKDVAPFVLGIMVETPAAVFAAQTLARKVKFFSIGTNDLTQYVMAADRLNPGVADLCRVDQPAVLSAIRMVCTAAEQAGIWVGVCGEAASDASVAQQLISAGVTELSMSPASILKMKNAISGHVRE; this is encoded by the coding sequence ATGGAAATCCAGCGCGCCGTGCGCGTCGCGGTTCCGGGAGGTATTCATGCCAGACCGGCGGCCGAGATCGTAAAACTGTCCAAGGGCTATAACAGCGAGCTCTTTCTTGAGTATCAGGGCAAATCCGCCACGACGCGCTCGTCCTTCAAGCTCATTCTGCTCAGCCTCAAGGAAGGTGCGGACATCACCATCCGAGCGATCGGCGAAGATGCCGATCGCGCCGTGGATGACATTGCCGGCTTTCTCGAAGCACGGCAGGACAACCATGCGCAGGGTGCAGCGGAGGAACCGGCTCCACCGTCGGCACCCGCCGACTGTGCTGATGGTCGGCTCGGCGCGGCCTTGCACTTGGACCGCGCAATGACAGGAATAGCGGGTGGCTCGGGTGTTGCGATCGGTCCCGCCTTTCAATTCCGGCAACCGGTGCTCGCTCCGTTTCCACCGGTCGCCGCGGATGTTGATACGGAGATTCGTGCTGCGATGGAGGCCATGCAGCATGTGGGTCAGTCGCTTCGCCGACAAGCCGCCGCCGCCAGCGGCGGCACGGCAGAGGTGCTGAATGCGATCGCCGAGCTTTCGGCCGATCCCGAATGGCATGCGCGCATCGTCGGGCTGATCCGGAGTGGCCGCAGCGCCGGTGCGGCAATCCTCACTGCTGGAAAAGACCTCGCAGAAGAACTGGCCGCCCTTGAGGATACCTATGCCCGGGCGCGCTCGGAAGACATCGCCAGCTTGACACGGCTGACGGCGCTGCAATTGCAGGGCAAACAGCCGATAAGCCTCAACGAGGTGCCCACAGGCAGCATCCTGGTTGCCGATGAAATCAGTGCCGCCGAAGCAGGAGGCACCGATCTTTCGCGGCTTGCGGGCATCGTTACCCGTCATGGTTCTGCTGCCAGCCACGCGGCCATTCTGGCAAGGGCCGCCGGGGTCCCTGCGGTCTTCGGCGTCGCCGATCCGCTCGCACTCCTCGAAGGCGCCAGAGAGATCGCTCTCGATGGCGATCGCGGCCAGGTCTTTCCCAACCCGGATGCGTCGGTCCGTGCCGAAATCATAGAACAGCGTGACAGGGCCAAGGCGGAAGCCCTGGCACTGCAGGCTTTGGTCGGTGTTGCGCCCAGAACGAAGGATGGCGTCGCAATCACCGTTGCCGCAAATCTCGGTTCGGTCGAGGAGATTGCTCAAGCAAAGGCGGCCGGCGCCATGGGTGTCGGTCTTTTCCGCACCGAATTCCTGTTCATGAACAGGAACGACCTGCCAACAGAGGAAGAGCAGTTCCTCGCCTATCAACGTCTGCTGCAGGCCTTCCCGGAACATCCGGTGATCATCCGGACGTTGGACATTGGCGCAGACAAGCCGGTGCGCAGCATCGCGTTGCCGCGGGAAGACAATCCCTTTCTGGGCCTGCGCGGCATTCGACTGTGTCTCGCGCGACCGGAACTCTTTAAGCCGCAACTGCGCGCCCTCTTGCGCGCCGCCCCCTTCGGCAGACTGCATGTCATGCTGCCAATGGTGACGGGGACAAGCGAAATCGATGCAACAGTGGCGATGATCGACGAATGCCGCCGCGCGTTGATCGACGAGGGCAAGGACGTTGCGCCCTTCGTGCTCGGCATCATGGTCGAGACCCCGGCCGCGGTTTTTGCTGCCCAAACTCTTGCCCGCAAGGTGAAGTTCTTCTCCATCGGTACCAATGATCTGACGCAATACGTCATGGCTGCCGATCGGTTGAATCCCGGCGTCGCCGACCTGTGCCGCGTCGATCAGCCGGCCGTCCTTTCCGCTATTCGCATGGTCTGCACAGCTGCAGAGCAAGCGGGCATCTGGGTCGGGGTCTGCGGGGAGGCAGCAAGTGATGCCTCAGTCGCGCAGCAGTTGATTAGCGCCGGCGTGACGGAACTCAGCATGTCGCCAGCATCGATCCTGAAGATGAAAAATGCCATTTCCGGCCACGTCAGGGAATAA
- a CDS encoding sugar-binding transcriptional regulator — MQNEADRLRAKAVWLYHVEGKTQNEVASILGINRIMVVRALAEARRRNEVRVTISSPLAELTELERALELHYEIKRVIVAPFDDPQADPVKVIAAAAGSFISGLMKSGMSVGVGWGQTLYNTLPFILGSALDDFRVVSLLGGIAAARRFNPAEFAWQFAELFQGEGFLIPAPAVVDSPETKHALLERCGLSAIFEMADKLDVALLSVGGISTLTTSYRAGYISESDRRSLMEAGAVGDVLYNFINEAGEIVNHDVNSRVVSASLSRLRRTPERVLISGGREKILALRGAIRIVDPTTFITDEQTARSLIA, encoded by the coding sequence ATGCAGAACGAAGCCGATCGCCTAAGGGCCAAGGCCGTCTGGCTCTATCACGTCGAAGGCAAGACCCAGAACGAGGTCGCGTCGATTCTGGGCATCAACCGCATCATGGTCGTGCGCGCGCTGGCCGAGGCACGGCGGCGAAATGAAGTGCGCGTTACGATTTCCTCGCCGCTGGCGGAGTTGACCGAACTCGAGCGCGCACTCGAGTTGCACTACGAGATCAAGCGCGTCATCGTCGCGCCGTTCGATGATCCGCAGGCCGATCCTGTCAAGGTGATTGCGGCAGCCGCGGGTAGCTTTATCTCCGGGCTGATGAAATCCGGCATGTCCGTCGGCGTCGGCTGGGGCCAGACACTCTACAACACGCTGCCCTTTATCCTCGGAAGCGCGCTCGATGATTTCCGCGTGGTGTCGCTGCTGGGTGGGATTGCCGCTGCGCGCCGTTTCAACCCGGCCGAATTCGCCTGGCAGTTCGCAGAACTGTTTCAGGGGGAAGGCTTCCTCATTCCGGCGCCGGCGGTGGTCGACAGTCCCGAGACAAAGCATGCGCTTCTTGAACGCTGCGGATTGTCTGCAATCTTCGAGATGGCGGACAAGCTGGATGTGGCGCTTCTCTCCGTCGGCGGCATTTCAACGCTGACGACCAGCTACCGCGCAGGCTATATTTCCGAGTCGGATCGGCGCTCTCTGATGGAAGCCGGCGCGGTGGGGGACGTGCTTTATAATTTCATCAACGAGGCCGGCGAAATCGTCAATCACGATGTGAACTCCCGTGTGGTGTCCGCCAGTCTGTCCCGTCTGCGGCGCACGCCGGAACGCGTGCTGATTTCTGGCGGCAGGGAGAAGATTCTGGCGCTACGGGGAGCGATCCGCATTGTCGATCCAACCACCTTCATCACGGACGAACAGACGGCACGGTCGCTGATTGCCTGA
- a CDS encoding acetoin dehydrogenase dihydrolipoyllysine-residue acetyltransferase subunit: MPVEVILPKVDMDMTHGTLAVWHVKPGDAVEKGAALFDIETDKAAMEVEAPATGRLQHVLAEPGTKVPVGSVIAWLYAEGETVDTAPPARAGAVDDIPAAQPTDMASGSHEGVPRRAPAEGGADASAVAPMENGLRATPAARHAARTAGLDLSDVVGSGPRGRIQRHDVEGHSALDRCEIPSRSAAGWSAEGGALAITRRTGQGAPLVLIHGFAADSTSWLPFEKALSPGRTVIRIDLPGHGRSPKRKIRNFAHLARMVLEAFDEATRGLDGVHLLGHSLGGALAAAIADIRSPRILSLTVIAPAGLGPDINGEMLAGIARATRVDSLYPWLRQLAGNAELIGEDYAKAAMRGRADPAMRACQMDMADALFPDGVQAFDLRPAFARLSMPAAILWGRRDQVTPFRHALSVEADFALHFLSGIGHIPHFECPERVAKIVERQFAAVEAPG; this comes from the coding sequence ATGCCCGTGGAAGTGATCCTGCCCAAGGTCGATATGGACATGACCCATGGCACGCTGGCGGTTTGGCACGTCAAGCCAGGCGATGCGGTTGAAAAGGGGGCTGCCCTTTTCGATATCGAGACGGACAAGGCCGCGATGGAGGTGGAGGCGCCGGCTACGGGACGCCTGCAGCATGTGCTGGCCGAACCGGGAACCAAAGTGCCGGTGGGGTCCGTGATCGCCTGGCTCTATGCGGAAGGCGAGACGGTCGATACGGCACCGCCCGCACGGGCCGGAGCTGTCGATGACATCCCCGCGGCACAACCGACCGATATGGCGTCCGGATCGCACGAAGGAGTGCCAAGGCGTGCTCCTGCCGAGGGCGGAGCGGACGCATCAGCCGTCGCGCCGATGGAGAACGGATTGCGCGCAACGCCCGCTGCCCGTCATGCGGCGCGAACGGCAGGCCTCGACCTTTCGGATGTCGTTGGCAGCGGTCCGCGCGGGCGCATCCAGAGGCATGATGTCGAAGGTCACTCTGCCCTGGATCGCTGCGAGATCCCGTCGCGATCCGCTGCCGGCTGGTCAGCGGAAGGCGGAGCGCTTGCCATCACCAGACGCACGGGGCAGGGGGCGCCGCTTGTTCTCATCCATGGCTTTGCTGCCGATAGCACGAGCTGGTTGCCGTTTGAAAAGGCGCTCTCGCCGGGCCGAACCGTGATCCGGATCGATCTTCCCGGACATGGTCGCTCGCCGAAGCGGAAGATCCGGAATTTCGCCCATCTGGCCCGCATGGTGCTGGAGGCCTTCGACGAGGCAACGCGTGGTCTGGACGGGGTTCATCTTCTGGGGCATTCGCTGGGCGGCGCGCTGGCAGCCGCCATTGCCGATATCCGCTCGCCGCGGATCCTGAGCCTCACGGTGATCGCGCCGGCGGGGCTGGGGCCTGACATCAACGGGGAGATGCTGGCAGGGATTGCCCGGGCGACGCGCGTCGACAGCCTGTATCCCTGGCTGCGGCAACTCGCGGGTAATGCCGAGCTGATCGGCGAGGATTACGCGAAGGCTGCTATGCGGGGGCGTGCCGATCCGGCTATGCGCGCCTGCCAGATGGATATGGCGGATGCGCTTTTCCCGGATGGGGTTCAGGCCTTTGACCTGCGTCCAGCCTTCGCACGTCTGTCCATGCCGGCGGCGATCCTATGGGGGCGGCGTGACCAGGTGACGCCATTCCGTCACGCCCTGAGCGTCGAAGCTGATTTTGCGCTTCATTTCCTGTCCGGCATCGGGCATATCCCTCATTTCGAATGCCCGGAACGCGTGGCAAAGATCGTCGAAAGACAATTTGCGGCTGTCGAAGCTCCGGGTTGA
- a CDS encoding alpha-ketoacid dehydrogenase subunit beta, whose product MDVTVQEASTRTLSYSEAIREAMVLAMETDPTVILMGEDIGVYGGAFQVTLDLVDRFGPERVMDTPISELGGAGVAVGAALTGLKPIFEFQFSDFATLAMEQIVNQAAKLRYMLGGEASVPVVFRMPAGSGTGAAAQHSQSLEAWFGHVPGLKVIQPSTPEDAKGMLLAALADPDPVLVFEHKLLYKMKGEVPAGHYTTPIGKAAIRRAGSDLTIVAASIMVHRAIEAAEQLVTEGVSAEVIDLRSIRPIDHETILASVRKTGRLLIVYEGVKSYGIGAEISAMVAESDAFDFLDAPILRLGGAEAPIPYNPDLERAAVPQVDSILAAARRLANREV is encoded by the coding sequence ATGGACGTGACGGTACAGGAAGCATCCACCCGGACCTTGTCCTATTCAGAGGCGATCCGCGAGGCCATGGTGCTGGCCATGGAGACGGATCCGACCGTCATCCTGATGGGTGAGGATATCGGCGTCTATGGCGGCGCGTTCCAGGTCACCCTGGATCTGGTCGATCGCTTCGGTCCGGAGAGGGTCATGGACACGCCGATTTCCGAACTCGGCGGGGCGGGTGTCGCCGTCGGTGCGGCGCTCACAGGATTGAAGCCGATCTTCGAATTCCAGTTCTCCGATTTTGCCACGCTGGCCATGGAGCAGATCGTCAACCAGGCCGCCAAGCTCAGGTATATGCTCGGCGGCGAAGCCTCGGTGCCGGTGGTGTTCCGCATGCCGGCCGGGTCCGGCACGGGGGCGGCGGCCCAGCATAGCCAGAGCCTGGAAGCCTGGTTCGGCCATGTGCCGGGTCTCAAGGTCATTCAGCCTTCGACGCCGGAGGATGCCAAAGGCATGCTGCTCGCAGCCCTTGCTGATCCAGATCCGGTGCTCGTGTTCGAGCACAAACTGCTCTACAAGATGAAGGGCGAGGTGCCGGCCGGCCATTACACCACACCCATCGGCAAGGCCGCCATTCGCCGTGCCGGCAGTGATCTCACCATCGTTGCCGCCTCTATCATGGTGCATCGTGCGATCGAAGCGGCAGAACAACTGGTGACCGAAGGGGTGAGCGCAGAAGTCATCGACCTGCGGTCCATCCGTCCGATCGATCATGAAACGATTCTCGCTTCCGTGCGCAAGACGGGACGCCTGCTGATCGTCTATGAAGGGGTGAAGAGCTACGGCATCGGGGCGGAAATCAGCGCCATGGTGGCAGAAAGCGACGCTTTCGATTTCCTCGATGCTCCGATCCTGCGCCTCGGGGGAGCCGAGGCCCCCATTCCCTACAATCCCGATTTGGAGCGGGCGGCTGTGCCGCAGGTCGATTCCATCCTCGCTGCCGCGCGGCGCCTGGCGAACCGGGAGGTCTGA
- a CDS encoding thiamine pyrophosphate-dependent dehydrogenase E1 component subunit alpha, giving the protein MSMTDNRPFAIRTYSPAQLKQALKRMYLIRRFEEGAEQSYMRGLIHGTMHLSIGQEASAVASCIELTDADKITSTHRGHGHCIAKGADVARMFAEFFGKETGYCHGRGGSMHIADVQTGNLGANGIVGGGLPIAVGAALSAKRLGREDVTLCFFGDGANNEGAFHEALNMAAIWKLPVVFICENNRYGMSTSVERSTAVRRISDRAAAYSMPGTTVDGNDFSAVAEAVHHAIARARAGDGPSLVENLTYRWRGHSKSDRNRYRTKEEIEEWMGRDPIVRFQAELVAHGILDEAEASAIADAAVSDVEQGIEFARGSAAPAIGEVTRYVYAEA; this is encoded by the coding sequence ATGAGCATGACCGATAACCGGCCGTTTGCCATTCGTACCTATTCGCCTGCCCAGCTGAAGCAGGCGCTCAAGCGCATGTACCTGATCCGACGCTTCGAGGAAGGGGCCGAACAGAGCTATATGCGGGGTCTCATTCACGGCACGATGCATCTTTCCATCGGCCAGGAGGCAAGCGCCGTTGCGAGTTGCATCGAGCTGACCGATGCGGACAAGATCACCTCCACCCACCGTGGCCATGGCCACTGCATCGCCAAGGGTGCGGATGTGGCGCGGATGTTTGCCGAGTTCTTCGGCAAGGAAACCGGCTATTGCCACGGTCGCGGCGGTTCCATGCACATTGCCGACGTGCAGACCGGCAATCTCGGCGCCAACGGTATTGTCGGAGGCGGACTTCCCATCGCCGTGGGCGCGGCGCTGTCTGCCAAGCGACTTGGCCGCGAGGATGTGACGCTCTGCTTCTTCGGCGATGGCGCCAATAATGAGGGAGCCTTCCACGAGGCGCTGAACATGGCGGCCATCTGGAAGCTGCCGGTCGTCTTCATCTGCGAAAACAACCGGTATGGCATGTCGACCTCTGTGGAGAGGTCGACGGCGGTGCGCAGAATTTCCGACCGTGCCGCTGCCTATTCAATGCCGGGGACCACGGTGGACGGCAATGATTTTTCCGCCGTGGCGGAGGCCGTGCACCATGCGATTGCCCGAGCACGGGCTGGCGACGGGCCAAGCCTCGTCGAAAACCTGACCTATCGTTGGCGCGGCCATTCCAAATCGGATCGCAACCGTTATCGCACCAAGGAAGAGATCGAAGAGTGGATGGGACGCGACCCAATCGTTCGTTTCCAGGCGGAACTGGTCGCCCACGGCATTCTGGATGAGGCCGAGGCTTCGGCGATTGCCGATGCCGCGGTCAGCGATGTGGAACAAGGGATCGAGTTCGCCCGGGGCAGCGCTGCCCCTGCCATCGGTGAAGTGACCCGTTATGTATATGCAGAGGCCTGA